In a single window of the Nicotiana tomentosiformis chromosome 8, ASM39032v3, whole genome shotgun sequence genome:
- the LOC138897321 gene encoding uncharacterized protein, with the protein MVSKDPIGFQHEFGKINSCWMVEDKSLVKFFVIEPFDYFDPYLQVYDMELPKSIAKLDPLNKRIQGDDVPLVIKSKYGSYQKIGECEVVDFLWENIIYRFGIPKEIACDNVPQFIGAKVTKFLEDLKIKRITSSPYHPSANGQADLKNKVIIQNLKKRLEAANGKWPEEFFVVLWAYRTMAKSSTGETPFFLVCGVEALIPVEVGEPTLRYSQTNEESNNEAMLINLELLEGCRDLPHVRMVAHKQRMERYYNRRANFCFFKVGDLVLRKVT; encoded by the exons ATGGTGTCAaaggatccaattggattccaacatgaatttggcaaaataaattcttgttggatggtggaagataaaagcttggttaaattctttgttattgaaccttttgactattttgatcCTTATTTACAAGTTTATGACATGGAGTTACCTAAAAGCATTGCTAAGTTGGATCCATTgaataaaagaatacaaggtgatgatgttccattggtaattaagtccaagtatg gttcttATCAAAAGATCGGAGAatgcgaagtggtcgatttcttgtgggaaaatataatttataggttcggaataccaaaagagatagcatgcgacaatgtgccacagtttatcggtgcaaaagttacaaagttcctcgaagatttgaaAATTAAGAGAATCACATCTTCGCCTTATCACCCaagcgcaaacggtcaagcagACTTGAAAAacaaagtgatcattcaaaacctcaagaaaaggttggaagcagcaaatggcaaatggcccgaagagtttTTCgtagttctatgggcctaccgaacaatggccaaatcaagtacaggagaaactccttttttCCTCGTATGCGGTGTTGAAGCATTAATCCCGGTTGAAGTGGGCGAACCCACCTTGAGATATTCTCAGACaaatgaagaatcaaataacgaagcaatgctaatcaacttggaactgcttgAGGGATGCAGGGACTTGccgcatgtaagaatggtagctcataagcagaggatggagcgatattacaatcgaagagccaatttctgttttttcaaagtaggagacttggttctaaggaaagtaacatAA